The proteins below come from a single Aegilops tauschii subsp. strangulata cultivar AL8/78 chromosome 6, Aet v6.0, whole genome shotgun sequence genomic window:
- the LOC141025745 gene encoding secreted RxLR effector protein 161-like, whose translation MENSKKGLLPMSPGTVLCKNQSPRTLDERVKMNDVPYASGVGSIMYAMLCTRPDVSYALSVSSRYQSDPGLEHWAAVKGILKYHRRTKDLLFVYGGDEELIVSGYTDAGFMTDPVDFKSQSCYVFILNGGAVDWKCSKQKTVADSLTEAEYVAASEASKETVWIKQFLEDLGVVPSAQDPVEIYCDNSGAVAQAREPSSNHKTRHIQRKYKLIRHHVKEGLVKVRKVHTDLNVSDPMTKPLPRAKHEQPG comes from the coding sequence ATGGAGAACTCCAAGAAAGGCCTACTCCCCATGTCACCTGGCACAGTGCTTTGCAAGAATCAGAGTCCTCGGACTCTCGATGAGCGAGTGAAAATGAATGATGTTCCATATGCCTCGGGAGTtggttctattatgtatgccatgctatgtacaagACCGGACGTTTCCTACGCGCTAAGTGTTAGCAGCcggtaccaaagtgatccaggGTTGGAACACTGGGCCGCAGTCAAGGGTATTCTTAAGTACCACAGAAGGACCAAGGATTTACTCTTTgtgtatggaggtgatgaagagctcattGTAAGTGGTTACACTGATGCAGGCTTCATGACTGACCCAGTTGACTTCAAATCTCAATCATGCTATGTTTTCATATTGAACGGCGGCGCAGTTGATTGGAAATGTTCCAAACAAAAGACTGTGGCGGATTCTTTGACGGAGGCGGAATATGTTGCTGCTTCAGAAGCCTCCAAGGAGACGGTATGGATCAAGCAATTTCTTGAAGACCTTGGTGTGGTTCCTAGTGCCCAGGACCCGGTGGAGatctattgtgataatagtggcgcCGTGGCTCAGGCAAGGGAGCCAAGTTCGAACCATAAGACAAGACATATTCAACGCAAATATAAACTCATTCGACATCATGTCAAAGAGGGTTTAGTGAAAGTACGCAAAgttcacacggatctgaatgtgtcAGACCCGATGACAAAGCCTCTACCACGAGCAAAGCATGAGCAGCCCGGATAG